From Falco cherrug isolate bFalChe1 chromosome 4, bFalChe1.pri, whole genome shotgun sequence, one genomic window encodes:
- the USP19 gene encoding ubiquitin carboxyl-terminal hydrolase 19 isoform X6, whose translation MSSSTNAPGQRRVSRGLDDATNKKKQKDRANQESKEVSRPELEQAETAQEKDSEEELLLDWKQNADEIIVKLNLGSGALKVEDVDAAFTDTDCVVKLPDGRQWSCQFYEEIESSCSKVQCKKGNFLQLVLQKKIPLHTWSSLLKRRKDGSKELAKGATCWENGKEKAASAELTPEEPRVEGPELLRSRREPSNPKRAPGRSEALGGKSPASPGTQSGPSAKRAVYLKVAPTEEEPNARVSGNVEPSKGHSGRAGSRRNGRASQVDAPTALADLALPLEKAVVLAKEAVPVEMPPLAATTEVFPHRIATCVEKRVLQPGSPAEALRGRDCTPVLGESSKAIPAATPSLGRDSEKRDWSKDDVALEAAADEPEPFVSLTFVKNDSYEKGNDLVVVHVYVKEIHKETSKVLFREQDFTLVFQTSDTNFLRLHPGCGPHTVFRWQVKLRNLIEPDQCTYNFTVSRIDVCLKKRHSQRWGGLEAPATRGAVGGAKVAMPTGPTPLDKNPPGSNQHTLSSKEEARASDKEKQRVEDGGLDGVAARTAPEHVAVKQEPHIPSPKPTCMVPPMTHSPVSAESVEDDEDEDEKKKVCLPGFTGLVNLGNTCFMNSVIQSLSNTRELRDYFHDRSFESEINYNNPLGTGGRLAIGFAMLLRALWKGTHHAFQPSKLKAVVASKASQFTGYAQHDAQEFMAFLLDGLHEDLNRIQNKPYTETVDSDGRPDEVVAEEAWQRHKMRNDSFIVDLFQGQYKSKLVCPVCSKVSITFDPFLYLPVPLPQKQKVLTVYYFAKEPHKKPIKFLVSISKENSSAMEVLDSVAHSVRVKPENLRLAEVIKNHFHRMFLPSNSLDTVSPTDLLLCFEVLSPELAKERVVELQVQQRPQVPSGPVAKCAACQKKQLPDDEKLKRCTRCYRVGYCNVACQKTHWPDHKALCRPENIGFPFLISVPESRLTYARLAQLLEGYARYSVSVFQPPFQLGRMSPEQGLQPQLPDKLEPLAKSSCAAATSASELGDVDRASSLLQEPPLSPAVPELHPDLGDTGTVRSKVLAARSSLLSLDSGFSEHVETQGDSCCEKEPSYERALKPEAAIPGYQHTPDSLSARATQFYINKIDAANREHKLEDKGDTPLDLTDDCSLALVWKNNERLKEFVLVESKELECVEDPGSASEAARAGHFTLEQCLNLFTKPEVLAPEEAWYCPKCKQHREASKQLMLWRLPNVLIIQLKRFSFRSFIWRDKINDMVDFPVRSLDLSKFCIGRKGEQQLPMYDLYAVINHYGGMIGGHYTAYARLPNDKNSQRSDVGWRLFDDSTVTTVDESQVVTRYAYVLFYRRRNSPVERPLPGHAPDHRAERTPSAEAAASQGLPAVPFGSSLAPEGAPALATEGLPERFASPAERPAPSYSSMEEVD comes from the exons ATGTCCAGCAGCACCAATGCCCCTGGCCAGAGGAGAGTGTCTCGGGGCTTGGATGATGCCACCAAcaagaagaagcagaaggatCGAGCCAACCAGGAGAGCAAGGAAG TGTCTCGCCCTGAGCTCGAGCAGGCTGAGACTGCCCAGGAGAAGGACTCAGAGGAGG agctgctgctggactGGAAGCAGAATGCTGATGAGATCATCGTCAAGCTGAACTTGGGCAGTGGAGCTCTGAAGGTGGAGGATGTGGACGCTGCTTTCACTGACACAGACTGTGTGGTCAAACTACCAG ATGGGCGCCAGTGGAGCTGTCAGTTCTACGAGGAGATTGAGAGCTCCTGCAGCAAGGTCCAGTGCAAGAAGGGCAACTTTCTACAGCTTGTGCTTCAGAAGAAGATCCCACTCCATACCTGGTCTTCTCTTCTG aagaggaggaaagacgGATCCAAAGAGCTGGCTAAAGGGGCCACGTGCTGGGAgaatgggaaggagaaagctgcttctgcagagctgaccCCTGAAGAACCGAGGGTTGAaggcccagagctgctgagatCCCGGCGGGAGCCCTCCAACCCCAAGCGTGCTCCAGGAAGAAGTGAGGCCCTGGGAGGGAAaagcccagccagcccagggacACAGAGTGGCCCCAGTGCCAAGCGGGCAGTATACCTCAAAGTGGCTCCCACTGAAGAGGAGCCAAATGCCAGAGTCAGCGGGAATGTGGAGCCCAGCAAAGGGCACAGCGGGAGAGCAGGCAGCCGCAGGAATGGCAGAGCCAGCCAAGTTGATGCACCCACAGCCCTTGCAGACCTCGCACTGCCACTGGAGAAG GCTGTGGTTTTGGCCAAGGAGGCTGTTCCTGTGGAGATGCCACCTCTTGCGGCTACCACAGAGGTGTTCCCCCACCGTATTGCCACCTGTGTGGAGAAGAGAgtcctgcagccaggcagccctgctgaggccTTGCGGGGCCGGGACTGCACACCTGTCCTGGGAGAGAGTTCTAAGGCCATCCCGGCAGCCACTCCTTCCCTAGGCAGAGACAGTGAGAAGAGGGACTGGTCCAAGGATGACGTGGctctggaagcagcagctgatg AGCCAGAGCCTTTTGTGAGCCTGACCTTTGTCAAGAATGATTCATATGAGAAGGGCAATGACCTGGTGGTGGTACACGTCTATGTGAAAGAGATCCATAAGGAGACATCCAAGGTGTTGTTCCGGGAACAAGACTTTACGCTGGTGTTCCAGACAAG TGACACAAATTTCCTTCGCCTCCATCCTGGCTGTGGGCCCCACACAGTGTTCCGGTGGCAGGTGAAGCTAAG GAACCTTATTGAGCCAGACCAGTGCACGTACAACTTCACAGTGTCTCGCATCGACGTCTGCCTGAAGAAACGCCACAGCCAGCgctggggggggctggaggcTCCAGCCACACGAG GTGCAGTGGGTGGTGCAAAGGTTGCCATGCCTACAGGCCCTACCCCTCTGGACAAGAACCCCCCGGGCAGTAACCAGCACACCCTGTCCAGCAAGGAAGAGGCCCGAGCCAGTGACAAAGAGAAGCAGCGTGTGGAAGATGGGGGTCTGGATGGTGTGGCAGCTCGTACAGCCCCAGAGCATGTGGCAGTGAAGCAAGAGCCACACATCCCATCG CCCAAACCAACATGCATGGTGCCACCGATGACGCACAGCCCGGTGAGCGCTGAGAGTGTGGAGGAtgatgaggatgaagatgaGAAGAAGAAAGTCTGCCTGCCTGGCTTCACGGGGCTGGTGAACTTGGGCAACACCTGCTTCATGAACAGCGTCATCCAGTCCCTGTCCAACACCCGGGAGCTACGTGACTACTTCCATG ATCGGTCCTTTGAGTCGGAAATCAACTACAACAACCCACTGGGGACAGGCGGGCGCCTGGCCATCGGCTTTGCCATGCTGCTTCGAGCGCTGTGGAAGGGCACGCACCATGCCTTCCAGCCATCTAAACTGAAG GCAGTCGTGGCCAGCAAGGCCAGCCAGTTCACTGGCTATGCCCAGCACGATGCTCAGGAGTTCATGGCCTTCCTGCTTGATGGCCTACACGAGGACCTCAACCGTATCCAGAACAAGCCCTACACAGAGACTGTTGACTCGGATGGGAGGCCCGACGAG GTGGTAGCTGAAGAGGCCTGGCAACGACACAAGATGAGGAATGACTCTTTCATTGTGGACCTCTTCCAGGGCCAGTACAAATCCAAGCTGGTGTGCCCAGTGTGTTCCAAG GTGTCCATCACCTTTGACCCCTTCCTGTacctccctgtgcccctcccACAGAAGCAGAAGGTGCTGACTGTCTACTACTTTGCAAAGGAGCCGCACAAGAAACCTATCAAG TTCCTTGTGAGTATCAGCAAGGAGAACTCCAGTGCCATGGAGGTACTCGACTCGGTGGCCCACAGTGTGCGTGTGAAACCAGAGAACCTGCGCCTGGCAGAG GTGATCAAGAATCACTTCCACCGCATGTTCCTGCCGTCCAACTCACTGGACACGGTCTCCCCTACggacctgctgctctgctttgagGTTCTGTCCCCAGAGCTGGCCAAGGAGCGGGTGGTGGAGCTGCAGGTCCAGCAG CGTCCGCAGGTGCCCAGTGGCCCCGTTGCCAAGTGTGCAGCCTGCCAGAAGAAGCAATTGCCAGATGATGAGAAGCTCAAGCGCTGCACGAGGTGCTATCGAGTCGGTTACTGCAATGT GGCATGTCAGAAAACACACTGGCCAGACCACAAGGCTTTGTGCCGCCCTGAGAACATCGGTTTCCCCTTCCTCATCAGCGTGCCAGAGTCCCGCCTCACCTATGCCcgcctggcacagctgctggagggctATGCAAG GTACTCAGTCAGCGTGTTCCAGCCTCCGTTCCAGCTTGGCCGAATGTCACcggagcaggggctgcagcctcagctCCCAGACAAGCTGGAGCCTCTGGCcaagagcagctgtgcagcagccacctctgcctCCGAGCTGGGAGACGTGGACAGGGCTTCCAGCCTCTTGCAGGAGCCCCCGCTCTCGccagctgtgcctgagctgcaTCCAGACCTGGGGGACACGGGCACTGTCCGGAGCAAGGTCCTGGCAGCCAGGAGTTCCCTGCTGAGCTTGGATTCAGGCTTCTCTGAACACGTGGAGACACAGGGCGACAGCTGTTGCGAGAAGGAGCCATCCTATGAGAGAGCCCTCAAGCCAGAAG CTGCCATCCCTGGGTACCAACACACTCCAGACTCGCTGAGTGCCCGCGCCACGCAGTTCTACATCAACAAGATCGATGCTGCTAACAGAGAGCACAAGCTGGAAGATAAAG GTGACACCCCCCTGGACCTGACAGATGACTGCTCCCTCGCCCTGGTATGGAAGAACAATGAGCGCCTCAAGGAGTTTGTGTTGGTGGAGTCCAAGGAGTTGGAGTGCGTGGAGGACCCAGGCTCAGCCAGCGAAGCAGCCCGGGCTGGCCACTTTACCCTGGAGCAGTGCCTCAATCTCTTCACCAAGCCTGAAGTCCTGGCCCCAGAGGAAGCGTG GTACTGCCCCAAGTGCAAGCAGCACCGTGAGGCCTCCAAGCAGCTGATGCTGTGGCGGCTCCCCAACGTCCTCATCATCCAGCTCAAGCGCTTCTCCTTCCGCAGCTTTATTTGGAGGGATAAGATCAACGACATGGTGGACTTCCCCGTCCG GAGCCTGGACCTGAGCAAGTTCTGCATTGGCCGGAAgggtgagcagcagctgccgaTGTATGACCTGTACGCTGTGATCAACCACTACGGAGGCATGATTGGGGGGCACTACACGGCGTACGCCCGCCTGCCCAATGACAAGAACAGCCAGCGCAGTGACGTGG GTTGGCGGCTCTTCGATGACAGCACAGTCACCACCGTGGACGAGAGCCAGGTGGTGACCAGATACGCATATGTCCTCTTCTACCGCCGGAGGAACTCTCCTGTGGAGAGACCCCTCCCAGGGCATGCCCCAGACCACCGAGCTGAGCGCACCCCCTCTGCCgaagctgctgccagccag GGCCTGCCTGCAGTGCCGTTCGGATCCAGCCTGGCGCCCGAAGGAGCCCCGGCGCTGGCCACGGAAGGCCTCCCCGAGCGCTTCGCCAGCCCCGCTGAGCGCCCGGCCCCCTCCTACAGCAGCATGGAAGAAGTTGACTAG
- the USP19 gene encoding ubiquitin carboxyl-terminal hydrolase 19 isoform X2, with product MSSSTNAPGQRRVSRGLDDATNKKKQKDRANQESKEVSRPELEQAETAQEKDSEEELLLDWKQNADEIIVKLNLGSGALKVEDVDAAFTDTDCVVKLPDGRQWSCQFYEEIESSCSKVQCKKGNFLQLVLQKKIPLHTWSSLLKRRKDGSKELAKGATCWENGKEKAASAELTPEEPRVEGPELLRSRREPSNPKRAPGRSEALGGKSPASPGTQSGPSAKRAVYLKVAPTEEEPNARVSGNVEPSKGHSGRAGSRRNGRASQVDAPTALADLALPLEKAVVLAKEAVPVEMPPLAATTEVFPHRIATCVEKRVLQPGSPAEALRGRDCTPVLGESSKAIPAATPSLGRDSEKRDWSKDDVALEAAADEPEPFVSLTFVKNDSYEKGNDLVVVHVYVKEIHKETSKVLFREQDFTLVFQTSDTNFLRLHPGCGPHTVFRWQVKLRNLIEPDQCTYNFTVSRIDVCLKKRHSQRWGGLEAPATRVGGAKVAMPTGPTPLDKNPPGSNQHTLSSKEEARASDKEKQRVEDGGLDGVAARTAPEHVAVKQEPHIPSPKPTCMVPPMTHSPVSAESVEDDEDEDEKKKVCLPGFTGLVNLGNTCFMNSVIQSLSNTRELRDYFHDRSFESEINYNNPLGTGGRLAIGFAMLLRALWKGTHHAFQPSKLKAVVASKASQFTGYAQHDAQEFMAFLLDGLHEDLNRIQNKPYTETVDSDGRPDEVVAEEAWQRHKMRNDSFIVDLFQGQYKSKLVCPVCSKVSITFDPFLYLPVPLPQKQKVLTVYYFAKEPHKKPIKFLVSISKENSSAMEVLDSVAHSVRVKPENLRLAEVIKNHFHRMFLPSNSLDTVSPTDLLLCFEVLSPELAKERVVELQVQQRPQVPSGPVAKCAACQKKQLPDDEKLKRCTRCYRVGYCNVACQKTHWPDHKALCRPENIGFPFLISVPESRLTYARLAQLLEGYARYSVSVFQPPFQLGRMSPEQGLQPQLPDKLEPLAKSSCAAATSASELGDVDRASSLLQEPPLSPAVPELHPDLGDTGTVRSKVLAARSSLLSLDSGFSEHVETQGDSCCEKEPSYERALKPEAAIPGYQHTPDSLSARATQFYINKIDAANREHKLEDKGDTPLDLTDDCSLALVWKNNERLKEFVLVESKELECVEDPGSASEAARAGHFTLEQCLNLFTKPEVLAPEEAWYCPKCKQHREASKQLMLWRLPNVLIIQLKRFSFRSFIWRDKINDMVDFPVRSLDLSKFCIGRKGEQQLPMYDLYAVINHYGGMIGGHYTAYARLPNDKNSQRSDVGWRLFDDSTVTTVDESQVVTRYAYVLFYRRRNSPVERPLPGHAPDHRAERTPSAEAAASQASLIWQELEAEEQELQLDAPQRPARNSRRPRGQKRSPGTPQHPDEGCIRYFVLATTAAIVALFLNVFYPLIYQTRWR from the exons ATGTCCAGCAGCACCAATGCCCCTGGCCAGAGGAGAGTGTCTCGGGGCTTGGATGATGCCACCAAcaagaagaagcagaaggatCGAGCCAACCAGGAGAGCAAGGAAG TGTCTCGCCCTGAGCTCGAGCAGGCTGAGACTGCCCAGGAGAAGGACTCAGAGGAGG agctgctgctggactGGAAGCAGAATGCTGATGAGATCATCGTCAAGCTGAACTTGGGCAGTGGAGCTCTGAAGGTGGAGGATGTGGACGCTGCTTTCACTGACACAGACTGTGTGGTCAAACTACCAG ATGGGCGCCAGTGGAGCTGTCAGTTCTACGAGGAGATTGAGAGCTCCTGCAGCAAGGTCCAGTGCAAGAAGGGCAACTTTCTACAGCTTGTGCTTCAGAAGAAGATCCCACTCCATACCTGGTCTTCTCTTCTG aagaggaggaaagacgGATCCAAAGAGCTGGCTAAAGGGGCCACGTGCTGGGAgaatgggaaggagaaagctgcttctgcagagctgaccCCTGAAGAACCGAGGGTTGAaggcccagagctgctgagatCCCGGCGGGAGCCCTCCAACCCCAAGCGTGCTCCAGGAAGAAGTGAGGCCCTGGGAGGGAAaagcccagccagcccagggacACAGAGTGGCCCCAGTGCCAAGCGGGCAGTATACCTCAAAGTGGCTCCCACTGAAGAGGAGCCAAATGCCAGAGTCAGCGGGAATGTGGAGCCCAGCAAAGGGCACAGCGGGAGAGCAGGCAGCCGCAGGAATGGCAGAGCCAGCCAAGTTGATGCACCCACAGCCCTTGCAGACCTCGCACTGCCACTGGAGAAG GCTGTGGTTTTGGCCAAGGAGGCTGTTCCTGTGGAGATGCCACCTCTTGCGGCTACCACAGAGGTGTTCCCCCACCGTATTGCCACCTGTGTGGAGAAGAGAgtcctgcagccaggcagccctgctgaggccTTGCGGGGCCGGGACTGCACACCTGTCCTGGGAGAGAGTTCTAAGGCCATCCCGGCAGCCACTCCTTCCCTAGGCAGAGACAGTGAGAAGAGGGACTGGTCCAAGGATGACGTGGctctggaagcagcagctgatg AGCCAGAGCCTTTTGTGAGCCTGACCTTTGTCAAGAATGATTCATATGAGAAGGGCAATGACCTGGTGGTGGTACACGTCTATGTGAAAGAGATCCATAAGGAGACATCCAAGGTGTTGTTCCGGGAACAAGACTTTACGCTGGTGTTCCAGACAAG TGACACAAATTTCCTTCGCCTCCATCCTGGCTGTGGGCCCCACACAGTGTTCCGGTGGCAGGTGAAGCTAAG GAACCTTATTGAGCCAGACCAGTGCACGTACAACTTCACAGTGTCTCGCATCGACGTCTGCCTGAAGAAACGCCACAGCCAGCgctggggggggctggaggcTCCAGCCACACGAG TGGGTGGTGCAAAGGTTGCCATGCCTACAGGCCCTACCCCTCTGGACAAGAACCCCCCGGGCAGTAACCAGCACACCCTGTCCAGCAAGGAAGAGGCCCGAGCCAGTGACAAAGAGAAGCAGCGTGTGGAAGATGGGGGTCTGGATGGTGTGGCAGCTCGTACAGCCCCAGAGCATGTGGCAGTGAAGCAAGAGCCACACATCCCATCG CCCAAACCAACATGCATGGTGCCACCGATGACGCACAGCCCGGTGAGCGCTGAGAGTGTGGAGGAtgatgaggatgaagatgaGAAGAAGAAAGTCTGCCTGCCTGGCTTCACGGGGCTGGTGAACTTGGGCAACACCTGCTTCATGAACAGCGTCATCCAGTCCCTGTCCAACACCCGGGAGCTACGTGACTACTTCCATG ATCGGTCCTTTGAGTCGGAAATCAACTACAACAACCCACTGGGGACAGGCGGGCGCCTGGCCATCGGCTTTGCCATGCTGCTTCGAGCGCTGTGGAAGGGCACGCACCATGCCTTCCAGCCATCTAAACTGAAG GCAGTCGTGGCCAGCAAGGCCAGCCAGTTCACTGGCTATGCCCAGCACGATGCTCAGGAGTTCATGGCCTTCCTGCTTGATGGCCTACACGAGGACCTCAACCGTATCCAGAACAAGCCCTACACAGAGACTGTTGACTCGGATGGGAGGCCCGACGAG GTGGTAGCTGAAGAGGCCTGGCAACGACACAAGATGAGGAATGACTCTTTCATTGTGGACCTCTTCCAGGGCCAGTACAAATCCAAGCTGGTGTGCCCAGTGTGTTCCAAG GTGTCCATCACCTTTGACCCCTTCCTGTacctccctgtgcccctcccACAGAAGCAGAAGGTGCTGACTGTCTACTACTTTGCAAAGGAGCCGCACAAGAAACCTATCAAG TTCCTTGTGAGTATCAGCAAGGAGAACTCCAGTGCCATGGAGGTACTCGACTCGGTGGCCCACAGTGTGCGTGTGAAACCAGAGAACCTGCGCCTGGCAGAG GTGATCAAGAATCACTTCCACCGCATGTTCCTGCCGTCCAACTCACTGGACACGGTCTCCCCTACggacctgctgctctgctttgagGTTCTGTCCCCAGAGCTGGCCAAGGAGCGGGTGGTGGAGCTGCAGGTCCAGCAG CGTCCGCAGGTGCCCAGTGGCCCCGTTGCCAAGTGTGCAGCCTGCCAGAAGAAGCAATTGCCAGATGATGAGAAGCTCAAGCGCTGCACGAGGTGCTATCGAGTCGGTTACTGCAATGT GGCATGTCAGAAAACACACTGGCCAGACCACAAGGCTTTGTGCCGCCCTGAGAACATCGGTTTCCCCTTCCTCATCAGCGTGCCAGAGTCCCGCCTCACCTATGCCcgcctggcacagctgctggagggctATGCAAG GTACTCAGTCAGCGTGTTCCAGCCTCCGTTCCAGCTTGGCCGAATGTCACcggagcaggggctgcagcctcagctCCCAGACAAGCTGGAGCCTCTGGCcaagagcagctgtgcagcagccacctctgcctCCGAGCTGGGAGACGTGGACAGGGCTTCCAGCCTCTTGCAGGAGCCCCCGCTCTCGccagctgtgcctgagctgcaTCCAGACCTGGGGGACACGGGCACTGTCCGGAGCAAGGTCCTGGCAGCCAGGAGTTCCCTGCTGAGCTTGGATTCAGGCTTCTCTGAACACGTGGAGACACAGGGCGACAGCTGTTGCGAGAAGGAGCCATCCTATGAGAGAGCCCTCAAGCCAGAAG CTGCCATCCCTGGGTACCAACACACTCCAGACTCGCTGAGTGCCCGCGCCACGCAGTTCTACATCAACAAGATCGATGCTGCTAACAGAGAGCACAAGCTGGAAGATAAAG GTGACACCCCCCTGGACCTGACAGATGACTGCTCCCTCGCCCTGGTATGGAAGAACAATGAGCGCCTCAAGGAGTTTGTGTTGGTGGAGTCCAAGGAGTTGGAGTGCGTGGAGGACCCAGGCTCAGCCAGCGAAGCAGCCCGGGCTGGCCACTTTACCCTGGAGCAGTGCCTCAATCTCTTCACCAAGCCTGAAGTCCTGGCCCCAGAGGAAGCGTG GTACTGCCCCAAGTGCAAGCAGCACCGTGAGGCCTCCAAGCAGCTGATGCTGTGGCGGCTCCCCAACGTCCTCATCATCCAGCTCAAGCGCTTCTCCTTCCGCAGCTTTATTTGGAGGGATAAGATCAACGACATGGTGGACTTCCCCGTCCG GAGCCTGGACCTGAGCAAGTTCTGCATTGGCCGGAAgggtgagcagcagctgccgaTGTATGACCTGTACGCTGTGATCAACCACTACGGAGGCATGATTGGGGGGCACTACACGGCGTACGCCCGCCTGCCCAATGACAAGAACAGCCAGCGCAGTGACGTGG GTTGGCGGCTCTTCGATGACAGCACAGTCACCACCGTGGACGAGAGCCAGGTGGTGACCAGATACGCATATGTCCTCTTCTACCGCCGGAGGAACTCTCCTGTGGAGAGACCCCTCCCAGGGCATGCCCCAGACCACCGAGCTGAGCGCACCCCCTCTGCCgaagctgctgccagccag GCTTCTCTGATCTGGCAGGAACTGGAGGCTGAAGAACAAGAGCTGCAGCTTGATGCACCCCAAAGGCCTGCAAGAAACTCCCGGAGGCCCCGTGGCCAGAAGCGGAGTCCGggcaccccccagcacccagatGAAGGCTGCATCAGATACTTTGTCCTGGCCACCACGGCCGCAATTGTGGCTCTCTTCCTGAACGTCTTTTACCCGCTCATTTACCAGACCCGCTGGAGATAG